GAGAGAGAACTTCCACCCGCCTCCCCGCCTTTCAGTTCCTTTGCTCTCATTGAGCCATTGAGCGAGCGCGAACTGGAAGTGCTGCGTTTGATTGCCGCCGGTCTGTCAAACCGCGAAATTGCCGCTGAATTGGTGGTGGCGGTCAGTACCGTGAAGACCCACGTTAACAACATTTACCGCAAACTCGATGTTTCCTCTCGAACGCAGGCCGTGGCCGTGGCCAGAGCATTGAAGTTGCTGTAACGTAGCGGGGAGGATGGTATAAACCGGGCGGCGAGGGTAAAAACGGCTAAGGAGTCACCGGGGCCAGGTTGGCGGCGGCCTCATCTCGGTGGAAGGTTCCGGCAGCCGGGCATAAATCTTGTGGCGGTCAATGGCGTTGGGCAGCGCGCCAACGGTTGTTAATTTCATTTCTACAATTTCGCGGGCAAACAGGAGACACTTCTCCGGGGGATGTCCATCCAGCATAGCTACTAAAAAACCGGCCCAAAAAGCATCGCCGGCGCCGGTGGCGTCAACCACCTTGATAGCGCGGGCAGGTAGATGGCCTAATAGACGGCCATCTTGAGAGATGAGCGAGCCTTCTTTGCCCATCGTAAATACAACCGTTCGCGGCCCCAGGGCATGCAGCCTTTCAATATATGCTTCCGGTTTATTGTTTGGGCCAAATAAACGTTGCGCGTCGTCCAGCGAAGCTTTGGTGATGGTGACGTAACGATACATTTGGGCCAGCACCTTTTGCGCCTCCTGATAGTCGGGCCAAACAATGGGGGTGTAGTTAGGGTCAAGCGACACAATCTTGCCCTGCTCATAAGCCAATTTGAAAGCCTTTTCTACCGCCGAGCGACTTGGTTGGCGTGAGAGCGGCCAGGTAGAGGCATGCACCACCCTGGCCCGGTCAATCGCTTCCGCCGACACCTCGGCAGCGGCCAATTTGTAGTCGCCATTCCGCGAAGGTTCAAACTCAGGCGTGCCGCTGGTTTGCGACACAAAGACAAAAGTGGTATGGACTCGATGGTCCATGATCATGTAATCCGTATTGACCCCGTGGGCCTGTAACTCCCCTTTCAAAAATTGGCCAAACGCGCCAATCCC
The sequence above is drawn from the Anaerolineae bacterium genome and encodes:
- a CDS encoding sugar kinase, producing MSISNPDIEVMAIGETLIDFISTEPVERLRDASTFRRYLGGSPTNIAVNVAKLGGRAAIISKTGIGAFGQFLKGELQAHGVNTDYMIMDHRVHTTFVFVSQTSGTPEFEPSRNGDYKLAAAEVSAEAIDRARVVHASTWPLSRQPSRSAVEKAFKLAYEQGKIVSLDPNYTPIVWPDYQEAQKVLAQMYRYVTITKASLDDAQRLFGPNNKPEAYIERLHALGPRTVVFTMGKEGSLISQDGRLLGHLPARAIKVVDATGAGDAFWAGFLVAMLDGHPPEKCLLFAREIVEMKLTTVGALPNAIDRHKIYARLPEPSTEMRPPPTWPR
- a CDS encoding response regulator transcription factor, whose translation is MAEPEGYIRIFIDEGQPIAALLGQAAARGIMVNYVEALLSAFAAEAQGGIAGPTGERELPPASPPFSSFALIEPLSERELEVLRLIAAGLSNREIAAELVVAVSTVKTHVNNIYRKLDVSSRTQAVAVARALKLL